The proteins below are encoded in one region of Bacteroidota bacterium:
- a CDS encoding FAD-dependent oxidoreductase yields the protein IPKKSECENLLVPVCISSSHIAYGSIRMEPVFMILGQSAATAAVLSIEKKVAVQDLNYNILEKQLLQDSQILESGK from the coding sequence CATTCCCAAAAAGAGCGAATGTGAGAATTTACTGGTTCCGGTTTGTATATCAAGTTCACATATAGCTTATGGATCAATTCGTATGGAACCTGTATTCATGATACTTGGCCAGAGCGCTGCTACTGCAGCTGTTCTTTCCATCGAAAAGAAGGTGGCGGTGCAGGATCTGAACTATAATATTTTAGAAAAACAACTCCTGCAGGATTCTCAAATCCTTGAATCGGGTAAGTAG